One window of Legionella pneumophila subsp. pneumophila str. Philadelphia 1 genomic DNA carries:
- the ralF gene encoding T4SS guanine nucleotide exchange effector RalF (RalF, a virulence factor secreted by type IV secretion systems (T4SS), is a guanine nucleotide exchange factor that acts on host cell ADP-ribosylation factors.) has translation MHPEIEKAQREIIEAFNAKPKNGINKIKEICEQYKISPNEEIAEFFHQQRKNLDLEAVGDYLSSPEAENQQVLKAFTSQMNFNGQSFVEGLRTFLKTFKLPGEAQKIDRLVQSFSGAYFQQNPDVVSNADAAYLLAFQTIMLNTDLHNPSIPEKNKMTVDGLKRNLRGGNNGGDFDAKFLEELYSEIKAKPFELNFVKTSPGYELTSTTLNKDSTFKKLDSFLHSTDVNINTVFPGIGDNVKTTVDQPKSWLSFFTGYKGTITLTDNKTSAQATIQVYTPNIFSKWLFGEQPRVIIQPGQTKESIDLAAKAAADFSSPVKNFKATYDYEVGDLIKAYDNQKKLITIERNLALKEGVPKDPDAEMQKEKGRQLKF, from the coding sequence ATGCATCCAGAAATTGAAAAAGCCCAAAGAGAGATTATTGAGGCATTCAATGCCAAGCCAAAAAATGGGATAAATAAAATAAAAGAAATATGTGAACAATATAAAATTTCTCCCAATGAAGAGATAGCTGAGTTCTTTCATCAACAAAGAAAAAATTTGGATTTAGAAGCGGTTGGCGATTATTTAAGCAGCCCAGAGGCAGAAAACCAGCAAGTATTAAAAGCTTTTACCAGTCAAATGAATTTCAATGGGCAAAGTTTTGTTGAGGGTTTAAGGACCTTTTTGAAAACATTTAAATTACCAGGCGAAGCTCAAAAAATTGACCGGTTAGTGCAAAGCTTTAGTGGTGCCTATTTCCAGCAAAATCCTGATGTGGTTTCCAATGCGGATGCTGCCTATCTTTTAGCATTTCAAACCATTATGCTTAATACTGATTTACATAACCCAAGTATCCCTGAGAAAAATAAAATGACCGTGGATGGACTCAAAAGAAATCTCAGAGGAGGTAATAATGGTGGAGATTTTGATGCCAAATTTTTAGAGGAACTATACAGTGAGATTAAAGCCAAACCTTTTGAGTTGAATTTCGTTAAAACCAGCCCAGGATATGAACTTACTTCAACCACTCTTAATAAAGATTCTACCTTTAAAAAGCTGGATTCATTCTTGCATTCAACGGATGTAAACATCAATACAGTTTTTCCAGGAATAGGTGATAATGTTAAAACAACTGTAGATCAACCAAAATCATGGTTAAGTTTTTTTACCGGATATAAGGGAACAATAACGTTGACAGATAACAAAACATCCGCACAAGCTACTATCCAGGTTTATACTCCCAATATATTTTCAAAATGGCTATTTGGAGAACAACCGAGAGTAATAATACAACCTGGACAAACCAAAGAGTCAATCGATTTGGCAGCAAAAGCAGCAGCTGACTTTTCATCGCCAGTAAAAAATTTTAAAGCGACGTATGATTATGAGGTAGGTGATTTAATAAAAGCATATGATAACCAGAAAAAACTCATTACGATTGAGAGAAACCTGGCACTTAAGGAGGGCGTTCCCAAAGATCCAGACGCTGAAATGCAAAAAGAAAAAGGTAGACAATTAAAATTTTAA
- a CDS encoding diacylglycerol/lipid kinase family protein, giving the protein MTDIAVIINNRAKNAHRMEDYLSELRAHDIDYQLYKADPQQLEKNIQHCCSKYPLLLIGGGDGTVRSAAQWCSNTSVILGVLPLGTMNHFSKELNLPSTTEELIAAIVEKTTTTIDVAEVNGHIFINNSSIGFYSRLAKNRDYYTNFYNKWLTYIPSFIRALSYHPSYALLIKNKELDISIRTSFFMVSNNCYTYEFPLKFTRESFQNEQLGIYYYKRSKLRLFKFLIDFLTDKEHFEIIQTRLPLEVDVVHKNKITISLDGDTLAIAPPLYYKILPKSLKLLTKKI; this is encoded by the coding sequence ATGACAGACATTGCGGTTATTATCAATAATCGAGCTAAAAATGCACACCGAATGGAAGATTATTTATCCGAACTCAGAGCGCATGACATTGATTATCAATTATACAAAGCAGACCCTCAACAATTGGAAAAGAATATTCAGCATTGTTGCTCAAAATACCCTTTACTATTAATCGGGGGTGGAGACGGCACTGTTCGGAGTGCTGCTCAATGGTGCAGCAATACGTCTGTTATTCTTGGTGTGCTTCCTTTAGGAACTATGAACCATTTTTCCAAAGAGTTAAATTTACCTTCAACTACTGAGGAATTAATAGCAGCAATCGTGGAAAAAACAACGACTACAATTGACGTAGCAGAAGTAAATGGCCATATATTTATTAACAACTCGTCTATCGGCTTCTACTCAAGACTGGCAAAAAACCGTGATTATTATACAAATTTTTATAATAAATGGCTTACTTACATTCCCAGTTTTATTCGGGCTTTGTCATACCACCCCTCTTATGCCTTATTAATAAAAAATAAGGAACTTGATATATCAATACGCACTTCCTTTTTTATGGTAAGCAACAATTGCTATACCTATGAATTTCCTCTCAAATTTACCCGGGAAAGTTTTCAAAATGAGCAGCTGGGCATTTATTATTACAAACGTAGTAAATTGCGTTTATTCAAATTTTTAATTGATTTCTTAACGGATAAGGAGCATTTTGAAATAATACAGACAAGATTACCTCTGGAGGTTGATGTTGTTCATAAAAATAAAATTACCATCTCTTTAGATGGGGATACGCTGGCTATAGCACCCCCTCTTTATTATAAAATTTTACCTAAATCACTGAAATTACTGACTAAAAAAATATGA
- a CDS encoding metallophosphoesterase family protein translates to MKIIHISDLHFGMHQPKVLNAFLQETALDKPDIILISGDLTQRGLSYQYRELCSFINQLPAQTLSVPGNHDIPFYNVPARFIFPFRQYKRYINPDVTTTFENDCVRILGVNSVNPLQLKDGKLSHETLNRIKRYFKPDDEKLNLLFFHHNFDYMEGLHKPLANAQTLLSFLKQSTIHLVCTGHLHYAHLSLIAKNNGYSCLALHAGSLLCPRSKDNLNSYYVIEANQKKCRITWRVFDQEHFTARSIYFIDFNKKNASFEHLNPVTDDA, encoded by the coding sequence ATGAAAATTATCCATATTTCCGATTTGCATTTTGGCATGCATCAACCTAAAGTTTTAAATGCGTTTCTTCAGGAAACCGCCCTCGATAAACCAGATATCATTCTTATATCAGGAGATTTAACTCAACGTGGACTCTCGTATCAGTACCGGGAGCTTTGCTCATTTATAAATCAACTGCCAGCTCAAACGCTTTCTGTTCCCGGTAATCATGATATTCCCTTTTATAATGTTCCAGCACGTTTTATATTCCCTTTTCGCCAGTACAAACGCTACATAAACCCGGATGTAACCACCACCTTTGAAAACGATTGTGTGCGTATTTTGGGGGTTAATAGTGTCAACCCCTTGCAATTAAAGGATGGAAAATTATCTCATGAAACATTAAATAGAATTAAACGATATTTTAAACCGGACGATGAAAAATTAAACTTGCTCTTCTTTCATCATAATTTTGATTATATGGAAGGATTACATAAGCCACTAGCGAATGCACAAACGCTTTTAAGCTTTTTAAAGCAAAGTACCATTCATTTGGTTTGCACAGGTCATCTACACTATGCTCATTTAAGTTTAATTGCTAAAAATAATGGCTACTCCTGTCTGGCGCTGCATGCCGGCTCATTACTGTGCCCACGCAGCAAAGATAATTTAAACAGCTATTATGTGATTGAAGCGAATCAGAAAAAGTGCCGCATTACCTGGCGTGTTTTTGATCAAGAACACTTTACTGCTCGCTCCATCTATTTTATTGATTTTAATAAAAAAAATGCGTCATTTGAGCACCTAAATCCAGTCACAGATGATGCTTGA